A segment of the Chthonomonadales bacterium genome:
AGTACTCCACGCGCCCCTCGGTCAGCATCACGATGTCGGCGGGGTACGGCGTGGCGGCCACGGCCGTTGCGCCGACCTGCACACCGCCGAACTCCGGCCCAAACGTGAAGAGCCCCTGCGGGCTGTCCGAGCCGTACATCGGCCAGAACGGGCTGATCGCGTTCGCCATGTAGGTGAGCGGCGACGGCTTGCGGGTGGCCGGGATCAGGCCGTAGTAAGCGGCGTCGTGGCCCGCCTGGAACTGATCAGAGGGACAGCGAAGGACGTTGAGGTTCTTGATGTAGGGCTGCGTGCAGAGCACGCTGCTCCACATGTAGTAGTTGCCGAAGCTGGTGCCGGAGTCCCAGAACTCCGCCTTGGGGTACATCTCGTCGTAGTCCTGAGTGTACATCATCACGGCCAGGCTCGTCTGCTTGAGGTTGCTCAGGCACGACGCCTGGCGGGCCTTCTCCCTCGCCTGCGCGAACACCGGGAAGAGGATCGCGGCCGGGATCGCGATGATAGCAATCACGACAAGCAG
Coding sequences within it:
- a CDS encoding DUF1559 domain-containing protein; its protein translation is MLTKRRGFTLIELLVVIAIIAIPAAILFPVFAQAREKARQASCLSNLKQTSLAVMMYTQDYDEMYPKAEFWDSGTSFGNYYMWSSVLCTQPYIKNLNVLRCPSDQFQAGHDAAYYGLIPATRKPSPLTYMANAISPFWPMYGSDSPQGLFTFGPEFGGVQVGATAVAATPYPADIVMLTEGRVEYYDRLYGCGEWLNNEIDWCYVGADIYGDWIVNLFVLAVETDPWYRGFRKHSGGVNVAFGDGHVKMQRPGDLLEPRRWVINPPA